In one window of Arachis ipaensis cultivar K30076 chromosome B06, Araip1.1, whole genome shotgun sequence DNA:
- the LOC107645786 gene encoding uncharacterized protein LOC107645786, producing the protein MEAVNQKSLERAVSMRALQMGNSFPCMVCVVGFLFGVCLASFILAALTSTFQLGIGRFSFSMLNLTFHSDSLSHSNNTINCNVNAKGTQRLTDFNSRKDKENEDSVSMLYSGWSCVLTKSESEANECLHKLGISRSILPYAPHLEDCKARTQLFERLDKRTGNENFPQWTSWKGFLDMHHVATTSDQTQNFRHQAVTKGAYPPWIAGSDEENYPLTRKVQRDIWIHQHPLNCSNPDVKFLVADWEKLPGFGIGAQFAGMSGLLAIAINEGRVLVTKYYNRADHGGCKGSSRSSWSCYFFPEASLECRRRALELMKSEDAWSKGILTAKENYTSKHIWAGPTPRIWGEPWKYLQPTTDINGSLITSHRKMDMRWWRAQAVRYLMRFPTEYTCSLLNEARHAAFGKLAAKMVHEGLAGDWTKGSNNKPRSEIDEYVWSNHKPWVPRPLLSMHVRMGDKACEMKVVEFEEYMHLADRIRRHFPNLNNIWLSTEMQEVIDKTKEYSHWNFHYTKVRRQDRMNVSMAEYEASLGRETSTNYPLVNFLMAADSDFFIGALGSSWCFLIDGMRNTGGKVMAGYLSVNKDRFW; encoded by the exons ATGGAGGCAGTGAATCAGAAATCTCTTGAGAGAGCGGTTTCAATGAGAGCCTTGCAAATGGGAAACTCATTTCCATGTATGGTTTGTGTTGTTGGATTCCTCTTTGGAGTGTGCCTTGCCTCTTTCATCTTGGCTGCTCTTACTTCCACCTTTCAGCTTGGCATTGGTCGCTTCTCATTCTCAATGCTTAATTTAACATTCCATTCTGACTCTCTTTCTCACTCTAATAATACCATAA ACTGCAATGTTAATGCTAAGGGAACACAGAGGCTAACAGATTTCAACAGcagaaaagataaagaaaatgaGGATAGTGTCTCTATGCTTTATTCAGGTTGGAGTTGTGTGTTAACTAAATCTGAAAGTGAGGCAAATGAGTGCTTGCACAAACTTGGAATCAGTAGGTCCATTTTGCCTTATGCCCCACATTTGGAAGACTGCAAAGCCAGGACACAGCTATTCGAACGTCTCGATAAGCGAACAGGAAATGAGAACTTCCCTCAATGGACAAGTTGGAAAGGATTTTTGGACATGCACCATGTTGCTACAACCAGTGACCAGACTCAAAATTTCAGGCATCAAGCTGTAACTAAGGGTGCTTATCCACCTTGG ATTGCAGGATCTGATGAAGAAAATTACCCATTGACTAGGAAAGTGCAACGTGACATATGGATCCATCAGCATCCCTTAAACTGTAGCAATCCGGATGTCAAGTTCCTTGTAGCTGACTGGGAAAAATTACCAGGATTCGGCATTGGTGCTCAGTTTGCTGGAATGAGTGGACTCCTTGCTATTGCAATCAATGAAGGCAGAGTTCTTGTAACTAAATATTACAATAGAGCTGACCATGGTGGCTGCAAAG GGTCTTCCCGGTCTAGTTGGAGTTGTTACTTCTTTCCAGAAGCCTCCCTAGAGTGTCGTCGACGAGCATTAGAACTAATGAAAAGCGAAGATGCTTGGAGTAAAGGAATTTTGACTGCGAAAGAAAATTACACATCAAAGCATATATGGGCAGGGCCAACTCCTAG AATATGGGGTGAACCTTGGAAGTATCTGCAACCAACAACTGATATAAATGGCAGCTTGATTACTTCACATAGAAAGATGGATATGCGGTGGTGGAGGGCACAG GCTGTGCGTTACTTAATGAGGTTCCCAACTGAGTACACATGCAGCCTATTGAATGAAGCTCGACATGCTGCATTCGGAAAATTAGCTGCGAAAATGGTGCATGAAGGTCTTGCTGGAGACTGGACAAAG GGAAGTAATAATAAGCCAAGATCTGAAATTGATGAATATGTGTGGTCCAATCACAAGCCATGGGTTCCTAGGCCTCTTCTAAGCATGCATGTAAGGATGGGAGACAAAGCATGTGAAATGAAAGTGGTTGAATTTGAAGAATACATGCATCTTGCTGATAGGATTAGGAGGCACTTCCCAAACCTCAACAACATTTGGCTCTCCACTGAGATGCAG GAAGTCATTGACAAAACCAAAGAATATTCTCATTGGAACTTTCACTATACAAAGGTAAGACGCCAAGACAGGATGAATGTTTCAATGGCTGAGTATGAAGCCAGCCTTGGGAGGGAGACCAGCACCAATTACCCACTGGTTAATTTCCTCATGGCTGCTGACTCTGATTTCTTCATTGGAGCATTGGGTTCTTCATGGTGCTTCCTCATAGATGGTATGAGAAATACTGGGGGGAAGGTAATGGCTGGCTATTTGAGCGTTAACAAAGACAGATTTTGGTAG
- the LOC107646441 gene encoding protein FAR1-RELATED SEQUENCE 5-like, producing MRLGFRPNKTFLALANEAGGPSNLGFSEKDLRNYIIARLRTSNVNADVREMMSYFMRMKEINPNFFYAVKLDEECKFRSAVWMDARCRASYEYYGDVVSVDSTYSTNRHGLSFVSFFGVKCVGTAPHRIITDQCKSIYRAIKNTLPDTRHHWCIWHITKKLPFKLGGYRRYRSLYDDLNDIVWNSLTEESFEDNCADFIDEYNLHNNTWLSDLYDDRRMWVPIYFKGEFWAAMRSTQRSESMHAFYGGYLHSKTSLVQFVHEYDNVLGVKEQRELEDDAADSRGVIPCATSSPIEKQFQQEYTTSIFRDVQTEFIKKANCRVSVVVEDEPSVSIMVEEEKLVNDTMIYIPYDVHFDRTTQEVRCECHLFESSGVLCCHCLEVFHSYKVYKVPPCYVLPRWCKKVKRQHTYVKSSHDVSRSDESHVAFRGLCAHFYNVAQEFVGDDDETSLLHAALDETRTKLAAHRAKKRSETVSDAHASFGSQSSNDIGVDDIQGPSKVATKRRPKSKRLSAALEKSFKNSARRNHKKSPPVFRPHASQDVNLPFVVGRNVPKQVGGFMSLLNSLNKN from the exons ATGAGGCTGGGATTTCGACCAAATAAGACCTTCCTAGCTTTGGCAAATGAGGCTGGAGGGCCGTCTAACCTGGGATTCTCAGAAAAGGATTTAAGAAACTATATAATAGCGAGGCTCCGAACTAGCAACGTGAATGCTGATGTCAGGGAGATGATGAGCTACTTTATGAGGATGAAGGAGATCAATCCGAACTTCTTTTACGCGGTGAAGCTGGATGAAGAGTGTAAATTTAGGAGTGCAGTATGGATGGATGCAAGGTGTAGGGCGTCGTATGAATACTACGGAGATGTCGTGTCTGTTGATAGCACCTACAGTACAAACAG GCATGGATTATCGTTTGTGTCGTTTTTTGGG GTGAAGTGTGTTGGTACTGCTCCACATCGTATCATAACCGATCAATGTAAGTCCATTTACCGTGCGATAAAAAATACTTTGCCCGACACACGCCACCATTGGTGCATCTGGCATATTACGAAGAAGTTACCTTTCAAGCTTGGGGGTTACCGCCGGTACAGATCTTTGTATGATGACCTAAACGACATTGTATGGAACTCTCTGACTGAGGAGTCATTCGAAGATAACTGTGCTGATTTTATAGATGAGTACAACTTACATAACAACACATGGCTGTCAG ATCTGTATGATGACCGGCGCATGTGGGTCCCGATATACTTCAAGGGTGAATTTTGGGCTGCCATGAGGAGTACGCAAAGAAGTGAGAGCATGCACGCATTCTACGGTGGATACTTACACAGTAAAACTAGCTTGGTTCAATTTGTTCACGAATATGACAATGTGCTTGGAGTGAAGGAGCAGAGGGAATTGGAGGATGATGCGGCAGACTCAAGGGGTGTTATCCCTTGTGCAACGAGCTCGCCTATTGAGAAACAGTTTCAACAAGAGTACACTACCAGCATATTTAGGGATGTTCAAACGGAGTTCATAAAAAAGGCTAATTGCAGGGTCTCTGTCGTTGTTGAAGATGAGCCATCGGTGTCCATCATGGTGGAAGAGGAGAAATTAGTCAACGATACTATGATTTACATTCCGTACGATGTACATTTTGACCGGACAACACAGGAGGTTCGGTGTGAGTGCCATCTGTTTGAGAGTTCAGGTGTGTTGTGCTGTCACTGTCTTGAAGTTTTCCACTCGTATAAAGTTTACAAAGTACCTCCCTGTTATGTTCTCCCTCGatggtgcaagaaagtaaagCGCCAGCATACGTATGTCAAGAGTAGCCATGATGTCAGTCGGTCGGATGAGAGTCATGTTGCATTCAGGGGACTTTGTGCACACTTCTATAATGTTGCTCAAGAGTTCGTCGGTGACGATGACGAAACATCATTGCTACATGCTGCTTTGGATGAAACAAGGACCAAGTTGGCAGCACACCGTGCAAAGAAGAGGTCTGAGACCGTGTCAGATGCCCACGCCAGCTTCGGCTCACAGAGTTCAAATGACATTGGTGTTGATGACATCCAAGGCCCATCGAAGGTCGCCACAAAGCGCAGGCCAAAGAGTAAGAGGCTCAGTGCTGCCCTTGAAAAGTCCTTCAAGAATTCAGCTCGGAGGAATCACAAGAAATCACCCCCG GTGTTTCGTCCTCACGCTTCGCAAGATGTAAACCTTCCTTTTGTTGTTGGTCGGAATGTTCCCAAACAAGTCGGTGGTTTCATGTCTTTGTTAAACTCCTTAAACAAAAATTAG
- the LOC107645784 gene encoding ankyrin repeat domain-containing protein 13C-B isoform X2 has product METNGVVHDGSIGGARREKREIGDKSVEDLAKYAHSPAHLAVARRDHVALQRIVSTLPRLAKAGEVNTEAESLAAELRADEVSAVIDRRDVPGRETPLHLAVRLRDPISAEILMAAGADWSLQNENGWSALQEAVCTREEAIAMIIARHYQPLAWAKWCRRLPRIIASAARIRDFYMEITFHFESSVIPFIGRIAPSDTYRIWKRGSNLRADMTLAGFDGLRIQRSDQTFLFLGDGYASEDGNVTLPPGSLIALSHKEKEITNALEGAGTQPTEAEVAHEVSLMSQTNMYRPGIDVTQAELIPHLNWRRQEKTEMVGNWKAKVYDMLHVMVSVKSRRVPGAMSDEELFAVEDGESMINGENNDEYDDVLTAEERIQLDSALRMGNADMVCDDEEHGDSQENGSAATFENPEANGVVKEKKSWFGWNKKNIKSSSDDPEESKTLKKVSKFGSEGSNQKSSDQQKSASDLKEDSGDTRKGKDKSNKKKKKKGTATESKNESEYKKGLRPVLWLTPDFPLKTDELLPLLDILANKVKAVRRLRELLTTKLPLGTFPVKR; this is encoded by the exons ATGGAAACAAATGGAGTTGTTCATGATGGTAGTATAGGAGGGGctaggagagaaaagagagagatagGGGACAAATCAGTGGAAGATTTAGCTAAATATGCACATAGTCCTGCCCACTTGGCTGTTGCCAGGCGCGACCATGTTGCCTTACAGCGCATTGTTTCCACCCTGCCTAGGCTTGCCAAGGCTGGTGAGGTGAATACAGAGGCTGAATCTCTTGCCGCTGAGCTTCGAGCTGATGAGGTCTCTGCAGTTATTGATCGACGTGATGTTCCTGGTAGGGAGACCCCTCTTCACCTTGCAGTACGTCTCAGAGATCCAATCTCTGCTGAGATATTGATGGCTGCAGGCGCAGATTGGAGTCTTCAGAATGAGAATGGTTGGAGTGCTCTCCAAGAAGCAGTGTGCACCAGGGAGGAAGCAATTGCCATGATTATCGCGCGGCATTATCAACCTCTGGCTTGGGCTAAATGGTGTCGTAGACTTCCCCGCATCATTGCTTCGGCAGCTCGCATACGTGACTTTTATATGGAGATAactttccattttgagagctctGTCATTCCTTTTATTGGACGCATAGCTCCTTCAGACACATATCGCATCTGGAAGCGTGGTTCTAATCTTCGTGCTGATATGACACTTGCTGGTTTTGACGGTTTACGCATCCAACGATCAGACCAGACATTTTTGTTTCTTGGAGATGGATATGCTTCTGAGGATGGTAATGTAACTCTGCCACCTGGTTCTTTGATTGCTCTTTCtcataaagaaaaggaaataacaAATGCTTTGGAAGGTGCTGGTACACAACCAACAGAAGCTGAAGTTGCTCATGAAGTTTCCTTGATGTCTCAGACAAATATGTATAGGCCGGGTATTGATGTTACACAGGCTGAGCTTATTCCCCATTTAAATTGGAGGCGCCAAGAGAAGACTGAGATGGTTGGGAACTGGAAGGCAAAAGTTTATGACATGCTTCATGTGATGGTTAGTGTGAAATCAAGACGGGTGCCAGGTGCTATGTCAGACGAAGAGCTTTTTGCTGTGGAGGATGGAGAAAGTATGATAAATGGGGAAAACAATGATGAGTATGATGATGTATTGACTGCTGAGGAAAGAATTCAACTGGATTCTGCACTACGTATGGGGAATGCTGATATGGTGTGTGATGATGAGGAACATGGAGACAGTCAAGAAAATGGCTCAGCAGCTACCTTTGAGAATCCTGAAGCCAATGGTGTGGTTAaagagaagaagagttggtttgGTTGGAACAAGAAAAACATCAAGAGTAGCAGTGATGATCCTGAGGAGTCAAAAACTTTGAAGAAAGTTTCGAAGTTTGGCTCAGAAGGTAGCAACCAGAAGTCAAGTGATCAGCAAAAGTCAGCATCTGACTTGAAGGAAGATAGTGGAGACACTAGGAAGGGAAAAGACAAAagcaataagaagaagaagaagaaaggaacaGCCACTGAGTCTAAGAATGAGAGTGAGTATAAAAAGGGTTTAAGACCTGTCTTGTGGTTAACACCAGATTTCCCTTTGAAAACGGATGAGCTTTTGCCTCTACTTGACATCTTAGCAAATAAGGTTAAGGCTGTTAGAAGACTGAGGGAGCTTTTGACAACTAAGCTTCCTCTTGGAACTTTTCCCGTCAAG CGATAA
- the LOC107645784 gene encoding ankyrin repeat domain-containing protein 13C isoform X1, giving the protein METNGVVHDGSIGGARREKREIGDKSVEDLAKYAHSPAHLAVARRDHVALQRIVSTLPRLAKAGEVNTEAESLAAELRADEVSAVIDRRDVPGRETPLHLAVRLRDPISAEILMAAGADWSLQNENGWSALQEAVCTREEAIAMIIARHYQPLAWAKWCRRLPRIIASAARIRDFYMEITFHFESSVIPFIGRIAPSDTYRIWKRGSNLRADMTLAGFDGLRIQRSDQTFLFLGDGYASEDGNVTLPPGSLIALSHKEKEITNALEGAGTQPTEAEVAHEVSLMSQTNMYRPGIDVTQAELIPHLNWRRQEKTEMVGNWKAKVYDMLHVMVSVKSRRVPGAMSDEELFAVEDGESMINGENNDEYDDVLTAEERIQLDSALRMGNADMVCDDEEHGDSQENGSAATFENPEANGVVKEKKSWFGWNKKNIKSSSDDPEESKTLKKVSKFGSEGSNQKSSDQQKSASDLKEDSGDTRKGKDKSNKKKKKKGTATESKNESEYKKGLRPVLWLTPDFPLKTDELLPLLDILANKVKAVRRLRELLTTKLPLGTFPVKVAIPIVPTIRVLVTFTKFEELQPAEEFSTPLSSPAHFQDAKSKEPEGSTSWISWMKGSRGGQSSDSDSHRYKDEVDPFNIPSDYKWVDANEKKRRMKAKKARSKKNKKQTAARGSEGGALHQGTEDLEE; this is encoded by the exons ATGGAAACAAATGGAGTTGTTCATGATGGTAGTATAGGAGGGGctaggagagaaaagagagagatagGGGACAAATCAGTGGAAGATTTAGCTAAATATGCACATAGTCCTGCCCACTTGGCTGTTGCCAGGCGCGACCATGTTGCCTTACAGCGCATTGTTTCCACCCTGCCTAGGCTTGCCAAGGCTGGTGAGGTGAATACAGAGGCTGAATCTCTTGCCGCTGAGCTTCGAGCTGATGAGGTCTCTGCAGTTATTGATCGACGTGATGTTCCTGGTAGGGAGACCCCTCTTCACCTTGCAGTACGTCTCAGAGATCCAATCTCTGCTGAGATATTGATGGCTGCAGGCGCAGATTGGAGTCTTCAGAATGAGAATGGTTGGAGTGCTCTCCAAGAAGCAGTGTGCACCAGGGAGGAAGCAATTGCCATGATTATCGCGCGGCATTATCAACCTCTGGCTTGGGCTAAATGGTGTCGTAGACTTCCCCGCATCATTGCTTCGGCAGCTCGCATACGTGACTTTTATATGGAGATAactttccattttgagagctctGTCATTCCTTTTATTGGACGCATAGCTCCTTCAGACACATATCGCATCTGGAAGCGTGGTTCTAATCTTCGTGCTGATATGACACTTGCTGGTTTTGACGGTTTACGCATCCAACGATCAGACCAGACATTTTTGTTTCTTGGAGATGGATATGCTTCTGAGGATGGTAATGTAACTCTGCCACCTGGTTCTTTGATTGCTCTTTCtcataaagaaaaggaaataacaAATGCTTTGGAAGGTGCTGGTACACAACCAACAGAAGCTGAAGTTGCTCATGAAGTTTCCTTGATGTCTCAGACAAATATGTATAGGCCGGGTATTGATGTTACACAGGCTGAGCTTATTCCCCATTTAAATTGGAGGCGCCAAGAGAAGACTGAGATGGTTGGGAACTGGAAGGCAAAAGTTTATGACATGCTTCATGTGATGGTTAGTGTGAAATCAAGACGGGTGCCAGGTGCTATGTCAGACGAAGAGCTTTTTGCTGTGGAGGATGGAGAAAGTATGATAAATGGGGAAAACAATGATGAGTATGATGATGTATTGACTGCTGAGGAAAGAATTCAACTGGATTCTGCACTACGTATGGGGAATGCTGATATGGTGTGTGATGATGAGGAACATGGAGACAGTCAAGAAAATGGCTCAGCAGCTACCTTTGAGAATCCTGAAGCCAATGGTGTGGTTAaagagaagaagagttggtttgGTTGGAACAAGAAAAACATCAAGAGTAGCAGTGATGATCCTGAGGAGTCAAAAACTTTGAAGAAAGTTTCGAAGTTTGGCTCAGAAGGTAGCAACCAGAAGTCAAGTGATCAGCAAAAGTCAGCATCTGACTTGAAGGAAGATAGTGGAGACACTAGGAAGGGAAAAGACAAAagcaataagaagaagaagaagaaaggaacaGCCACTGAGTCTAAGAATGAGAGTGAGTATAAAAAGGGTTTAAGACCTGTCTTGTGGTTAACACCAGATTTCCCTTTGAAAACGGATGAGCTTTTGCCTCTACTTGACATCTTAGCAAATAAGGTTAAGGCTGTTAGAAGACTGAGGGAGCTTTTGACAACTAAGCTTCCTCTTGGAACTTTTCCCGTCAAG GTTGCTATCCCAATAGTCCCTACCATTCGAGTTCTTGTCACCTTTACGAAGTTTGAGGAGCTTCAGCCAGCAGAGGAGTTTTCAACTCCACTCTCCAGCCCAGCACATTTCCAGGATGCGAAATCCAAGGAACCGGAGGGTTCAACATCGTGGATTTCATGGATGAAAGGAAGTCGCGGAGGGCAGTCCAGCGACTCCGATAGTCACAGATACAAAGATGAAGTTGACCCTTTCAACATACCTTCGGACTACAAATGGGTGGATGCCAATGAGAAGAAACGCAGAATGAAGGCTAAGAAAGCCAGAAGTAAGAAAAATAAGAAGCAGACAGCAGCAAGAGGCAGTGAGGGTGGTGCTTTGCATCAGGGAACTGAAGACCTTGAAGAATAA